A genome region from Streptomyces sp. NBC_00878 includes the following:
- a CDS encoding AMP-binding protein translates to MEYNLADLFESVVDVVPDREALVYIDHPGTGAERRLTYAELDAAANRIAHHLIDSGIRPGEHLGLHLYNGIEYLQTVLGCLKARIVPVNVNYRYVEEELVYLYRDADLVALVFD, encoded by the coding sequence GTGGAGTACAACCTTGCCGACCTGTTCGAGTCGGTCGTCGACGTGGTCCCCGACCGCGAGGCACTCGTCTACATCGACCACCCCGGCACGGGCGCGGAGCGCCGCCTCACCTACGCCGAGCTGGACGCGGCGGCCAACCGCATCGCGCACCACCTGATCGACAGCGGCATACGCCCTGGTGAGCATCTCGGGCTGCACCTCTACAACGGCATCGAGTACCTGCAGACCGTCCTCGGCTGCCTCAAGGCGCGGATCGTGCCGGTCAACGTCAACTACCGCTACGTGGAAGAGGAGTTGGTCTACCTCTACCGAGACGCGGATCTGGTGGCGCTGGTCTTCGACG
- a CDS encoding crotonase/enoyl-CoA hydratase family protein yields the protein MGGTEHLTVQREGATLVLTLNRPEAKNALSLPMLVGLHDGWVEADEDDAVRSIVLTGAGGAFCAGMDLKALAGKGMEGQQYRDRLKADPDLHWKAMLRHHRPRKPVIAAVEGHCVAGGTEILQGTDIRVAGESATFGLFEVKRGLFPIGGSTVRLQRQIPRTHALEMLLTGRPYSAREAAGIGLIGHVVPDGTALEKALAIAGQINACGPLAVEAVKASVYETAEMTEADGLAAELKRGWPIFDTADAKEGSKAFAEKRPAVYRRE from the coding sequence ATGGGTGGGACGGAACACCTCACCGTGCAGCGCGAAGGCGCCACACTGGTGCTCACGCTCAACAGGCCCGAGGCCAAGAACGCGCTCTCGCTGCCGATGCTGGTCGGCCTGCACGACGGCTGGGTCGAGGCGGACGAGGACGACGCCGTCCGCTCGATCGTCCTCACCGGCGCGGGCGGCGCGTTCTGCGCGGGCATGGACCTCAAGGCCCTCGCGGGCAAGGGGATGGAGGGTCAGCAGTACCGGGACCGCCTCAAGGCCGACCCCGATCTGCACTGGAAGGCGATGCTGCGCCACCACCGGCCGCGCAAACCCGTGATCGCCGCGGTGGAGGGCCACTGCGTGGCCGGCGGTACCGAGATCCTCCAGGGGACCGACATCCGGGTCGCGGGGGAGTCCGCCACGTTCGGGCTCTTCGAGGTGAAGCGCGGCCTGTTCCCGATCGGCGGCTCGACGGTCCGGCTCCAGCGGCAGATCCCGCGGACGCACGCGCTGGAGATGCTGCTCACCGGCCGTCCGTACTCGGCACGGGAGGCCGCCGGCATCGGTCTGATCGGGCATGTGGTCCCCGACGGGACGGCCCTGGAGAAGGCCCTCGCCATCGCCGGGCAGATCAACGCCTGTGGTCCGCTCGCCGTCGAGGCCGTCAAGGCGTCGGTGTACGAGACCGCCGAGATGACGGAGGCGGACGGGCTTGCGGCCGAGCTGAAGAGGGGGTGGCCGATCTTCGATACGGCCGATGCGAAGGAGGGGTCCAAGGCCTTCGCGGAGAAGCGGCCGGCGGTGTATCGGCGGGAGTGA
- a CDS encoding Zn-ribbon domain-containing OB-fold protein → MPEVLKAPLVVEFPFTRSLGPVQSAFLTGLRERVVLGVKTGDGQTLVPPVEYDPVTSEELGELVEVASTGTVSTWAWNHEPRRGQPLDTPFAWVLVRLDGADTALLHALDAPGPDAVRTGMRVRVRWAEERSGAITDIACFEPYDGGPAELTGSDGRFEDMVTGIVAPARLDYTYSPGRAQSRYIEALADRRAVGERCPSCRKVYVPPRGACPTCGVATLEQVEVGPRGTVTTYCIVNIKAKNLDIEVPYVYGHIALDGADLALHGRIGGIPYDQVRMGLRVEPVWSEGGRFPDHYRPTGEPDADYETYKELV, encoded by the coding sequence GTGCCTGAAGTTCTCAAAGCTCCCCTGGTTGTCGAGTTTCCCTTCACTCGTTCCCTCGGCCCCGTCCAGAGCGCGTTTCTCACCGGCCTGCGGGAGCGTGTCGTGCTCGGGGTGAAGACCGGTGACGGGCAGACGTTGGTCCCGCCCGTCGAGTACGACCCCGTCACCTCCGAGGAGCTCGGTGAGCTGGTCGAGGTGGCGTCCACCGGGACCGTCAGCACCTGGGCCTGGAACCACGAGCCGCGTCGCGGGCAGCCTCTCGACACGCCCTTCGCCTGGGTCCTGGTGCGGTTGGACGGCGCCGACACCGCCCTGCTGCACGCCCTCGACGCCCCGGGCCCCGACGCCGTACGTACCGGGATGCGGGTCCGCGTCCGGTGGGCCGAGGAACGGTCGGGTGCCATTACGGACATCGCCTGTTTCGAACCGTACGACGGTGGACCCGCCGAACTGACCGGCAGCGACGGTCGGTTCGAGGACATGGTGACCGGCATCGTCGCTCCCGCCCGCCTCGACTACACCTACTCGCCCGGCCGTGCCCAGTCCCGCTACATCGAGGCGCTCGCCGACCGCCGGGCCGTGGGCGAGCGCTGCCCGTCCTGCCGCAAGGTGTACGTCCCGCCGAGGGGTGCGTGCCCCACATGTGGTGTGGCCACATTGGAACAGGTCGAGGTGGGGCCTCGCGGCACAGTGACGACGTACTGCATCGTCAACATCAAGGCGAAGAACCTCGACATCGAAGTGCCCTACGTCTACGGGCACATAGCCCTGGACGGCGCCGACCTCGCCCTGCACGGCCGTATCGGCGGCATCCCCTACGACCAGGTGCGGATGGGCCTGCGCGTCGAACCGGTGTGGTCGGAAGGGGGCCGGTTCCCCGACCACTACCGGCCCACCGGCGAACCCGACGCGGACTACGAGACGTACAAGGAGCTGGTGTAG
- a CDS encoding thiolase domain-containing protein: protein MPAPRPQRDIAVVAFAQTDHLRTSDELSEVEMLMPVLHEVLDRTGLRTSDIGFTCSGSTDYLAGRAFSFTMALDGVGAWPPISESHVEMDGAWALYEAWTKLLTGEADTALVYAYGKSSPGSVRDVLTRQLDPYYVAPLWPDSIALAALQAQVLIDAGDTDEPALAAVAARSRASAAGNSHAQLRGSVPRGDYAVRPLRTGDCPPIGDGAAAVILAAGERARDLCKRPAWIRGIDHRIEAHGLGVRDLTDSPSARLAAERAGVFERPVDTAELHAPFSSQEVVLRKALRLDDSVDINPSGGPLAANPIMAAGLIRIGEAAARIHRGDSNRALAHATSGPCLQQNLVAVLEGDPR, encoded by the coding sequence ATGCCCGCGCCGAGGCCGCAGAGGGACATCGCCGTCGTCGCCTTCGCGCAGACCGACCATCTGCGCACCAGCGACGAGCTCTCCGAGGTGGAGATGCTCATGCCGGTCCTGCACGAGGTCCTGGACCGGACCGGGCTCAGGACCAGCGACATCGGTTTCACCTGCTCCGGCTCCACGGACTATCTCGCGGGCCGCGCCTTCTCCTTCACGATGGCGCTCGACGGCGTCGGCGCCTGGCCGCCGATCTCCGAGTCGCACGTGGAGATGGACGGGGCATGGGCGCTGTACGAGGCCTGGACGAAGCTCCTGACCGGCGAGGCCGACACCGCGCTCGTGTACGCGTACGGCAAGTCGTCCCCCGGCTCCGTGCGCGACGTACTGACCCGGCAGCTCGACCCGTACTACGTGGCGCCCCTGTGGCCGGACTCCATAGCCCTGGCCGCTCTCCAGGCGCAGGTCCTCATCGACGCCGGCGACACGGACGAGCCCGCGCTGGCCGCCGTCGCCGCCCGCAGCCGTGCCTCGGCCGCGGGCAACTCCCATGCTCAGCTGAGGGGTTCGGTGCCGCGAGGCGACTACGCCGTACGTCCCCTCCGTACCGGCGACTGCCCGCCCATCGGCGACGGGGCGGCCGCGGTGATCCTCGCGGCGGGCGAGCGGGCCCGTGACCTGTGCAAGCGGCCCGCCTGGATCCGGGGCATCGACCACCGCATCGAGGCACACGGTCTCGGCGTACGGGACCTGACCGACTCGCCGTCCGCGCGGCTGGCGGCGGAACGGGCCGGGGTGTTCGAACGGCCCGTCGACACCGCCGAGTTGCACGCCCCGTTCAGCTCCCAGGAGGTGGTGCTGCGCAAGGCCCTGCGGCTGGACGACAGCGTCGACATCAACCCGTCCGGGGGACCCCTCGCCGCCAACCCCATCATGGCCGCGGGACTCATCCGCATCGGCGAGGCGGCCGCCCGAATCCACCGGGGCGACTCCAACCGCGCCCTCGCGCACGCCACTTCGGGCCCGTGTCTGCAACAGAACCTGGTCGCCGTACTGGAGGGAGACCCGCGATGA
- a CDS encoding thiolase domain-containing protein, with translation MSKEPVAVVGIGQTKHVAARKDVSIAGLVREAAQRALADAELTWADIDAVVIGKAPDFFEGVMMPELYLADALGAVGKPMLRVHTAGSVGGSTALVASNLVAGRVHGTVLTLAYEKQSESNAMWGLSLPIPFQQPLLAGAGGFFAPHVRAYMRRTGAPDGVGSLVAYKDRRNALKNPYAHLHEHDITLEKVQASPMLWDPIRYSETCPSSDGACAMVLTDRAGAARSPHPPAWMHGGAMRSEPTLFAGKDFVSPQAGKDCAADVYRQAGIADPRRDIDAVEMYVPFSWYEPMWLENLGFAAEGEGWKLTESGVTELDGDLPVNMSGGVLSTNPIGASGMIRFAEAALQVRGQAGEHQIDGARRVLGHAYGGGSQFFSMWLVGATPPTS, from the coding sequence ATGAGCAAGGAGCCCGTGGCCGTCGTCGGGATCGGCCAGACCAAGCACGTCGCGGCCCGAAAGGACGTGTCGATCGCGGGACTTGTCCGCGAGGCAGCCCAACGTGCTCTCGCGGACGCCGAGTTGACGTGGGCGGACATCGACGCCGTCGTCATCGGCAAGGCGCCCGACTTCTTCGAGGGCGTCATGATGCCCGAGCTCTACCTCGCCGACGCCCTCGGCGCGGTCGGCAAACCCATGCTGCGCGTCCACACCGCGGGTTCCGTCGGCGGATCCACCGCGCTCGTCGCGTCGAACCTCGTCGCGGGCCGCGTCCACGGCACCGTACTGACCCTCGCCTACGAAAAGCAGTCCGAGTCGAACGCCATGTGGGGCCTGTCCCTGCCGATCCCCTTCCAGCAGCCCCTGCTCGCCGGCGCGGGCGGCTTCTTCGCCCCGCACGTACGCGCGTACATGCGGCGCACCGGCGCGCCCGACGGGGTCGGCTCCCTCGTCGCGTACAAGGACCGCCGCAACGCGCTCAAGAACCCCTACGCGCATCTCCACGAGCACGACATCACACTGGAGAAGGTCCAGGCCTCGCCCATGCTCTGGGACCCGATCCGCTACTCGGAGACCTGCCCGTCCTCCGACGGCGCCTGCGCGATGGTCCTCACCGACCGCGCGGGAGCGGCCCGTTCACCGCATCCGCCCGCCTGGATGCACGGCGGCGCGATGCGCAGCGAACCGACGCTCTTCGCGGGCAAGGACTTCGTCTCGCCACAGGCCGGCAAGGACTGCGCGGCCGACGTGTACCGGCAGGCCGGCATCGCCGACCCCCGCCGCGACATCGATGCGGTGGAAATGTACGTCCCGTTCTCCTGGTACGAGCCCATGTGGCTGGAGAACCTCGGCTTCGCCGCGGAGGGCGAGGGGTGGAAACTCACCGAATCCGGAGTCACCGAACTGGACGGTGACCTGCCGGTGAACATGTCGGGCGGCGTGCTGTCCACCAACCCGATCGGGGCGTCCGGGATGATCCGGTTCGCCGAAGCCGCACTTCAGGTGCGTGGCCAGGCCGGAGAACACCAGATCGACGGCGCCCGCCGGGTCCTCGGGCACGCCTACGGCGGCGGATCCCAGTTCTTCTCGATGTGGCTGGTCGGAGCCACGCCGCCGACCTCTTGA
- a CDS encoding DUF397 domain-containing protein, with translation MAESTIQQHPLAGWDKPELDLSSADWHSSSRGLGDVQIAFVEGFIAMRNSGRPESPSLIFTPAEWGAFVSGAREGEFDLT, from the coding sequence GTGGCCGAGAGCACCATCCAGCAGCACCCGCTCGCGGGCTGGGACAAGCCGGAGCTTGACCTCAGCAGCGCCGACTGGCATTCCAGCAGCCGCGGACTGGGGGATGTCCAGATCGCCTTTGTCGAAGGCTTCATCGCGATGCGCAACAGTGGCCGCCCGGAAAGCCCCTCCTTGATCTTCACGCCCGCGGAATGGGGCGCGTTCGTGTCGGGGGCGCGGGAGGGAGAGTTCGACCTCACGTGA
- a CDS encoding ACT domain-containing protein — MNAERDLGRLLSGMAPVLHPGRFVFTTIPGTTAPPGLSPVVTVVEDEGLTLVVQQEEADAARLTYDYVAGWITLRIHSALDAVGLTAAVAQALAEAGLSCNVVAGFHHDHLFVPHERAAEAVALLERLANHSGQ, encoded by the coding sequence ATGAACGCGGAACGTGATCTCGGTCGACTGCTGAGCGGTATGGCACCCGTCCTGCATCCCGGCCGCTTCGTCTTCACCACCATCCCCGGCACCACGGCGCCCCCTGGACTCTCGCCGGTCGTCACCGTCGTCGAGGACGAGGGCCTCACCCTCGTCGTCCAGCAGGAGGAAGCCGACGCCGCGCGCCTCACGTACGACTACGTGGCCGGCTGGATCACCCTGCGCATCCACTCCGCGCTGGACGCCGTCGGCCTCACCGCCGCCGTCGCCCAGGCACTGGCCGAAGCGGGCCTGAGCTGCAACGTCGTCGCGGGCTTCCACCACGATCACCTCTTCGTCCCGCACGAGCGTGCCGCCGAGGCCGTGGCCCTCCTGGAACGGCTGGCCAACCACTCCGGTCAGTAG